CGCGGCGGCCCAGAAGACGTTCTCGTCGCGGTCGGGCACCCACAGCACGAGGTCGGAGAACGACAGGTCGGCCAGCAGTTGCCACTCCGACACCAGCATCTTCAGCCAGCGCTGGTCGGCGTCCGAGAGGTCGGTGTGCTCGGCGACGATCTCGGACATGGACGGCATGGGCGCCACTTTAGTGGCGCACGACAGGCCTCCCCGCCAGCCCCGCCACGCCGGACCGGGGCTGCTGCCCGGCCCCCGGAGCGGGCAGTAGCGTGCACTCGGGTCACGCGGTCGTGGCCGCCCCGAGGAGGCAACGATGGACGAGGTAGCAGCACGCCGGGTCGACCCCGGCGGTACGGATCCGCGGTGGCGGATCACCCCCACCAAGATCGCCGTGGCCGGGATCTTGCTGGTCGGCATCGTGGCGCCGCTGCTGGTCGGCACCTACGACCGGGTGGAGCCCCGGCTGTTCGGGTTCCCCTTCTTCTACTGGTACCAGCTGCTCTGGGTCTTCATCGCCGCCGCGCTCTGCGCCCTCAGCTTCTGGCTGCTGCGACGTGAACGGCTGGCCCACGAGCGCCGCACAGGGACCGGTGAGCAGCGGTGAACGTCGACTGGGTGGCCCTGGTCGTCGTCATCGTGCTGTTCGCGGTGGTGACGGTGATGGGGTTCATGGCGGCGCGCTGGCGCCGGCCGGCGAACCTGGAGTCGCTGCACGAGTGGGGCCTGGGCGGCAAGAGCTTCGGCACGGTCACCACGTGGTTCCTGCTGGGCGGCGACCTCTACACCGCGTACACCTTCATCGCCGTCCCCGCGGCCATGTGGGCGACGGGAGCGGTGTCCGGCTTCTTCGCCGTGCCGTACACCATCGTCCTGTACCCGGTGATCTTCTTCTTCCTGGGCCGCATGTGGTCGGTGGCGCACCGGCACGGCTACATCACGACCGCCGACATCGTGCAGGGCCGCTACGGCACCCGCAGCCTCAGCCTGGCCGTCGCCGTCACCGGCATCCTCGCGACGATGCCCTACATCGCGCTGCAGCTGGTCGGCATCCAGGCCATCCTCGAGGTGCTGGGCGTCGGCGGGCAGAGCCTGCTGGCCCGCGACCTGCCGCTGCTGATCGCGTTCGCGGTCCTGGCGGCCTACACCTACTCCTCGGGCCTGCGGGCGCCGGCCATGATCGCCGTGGTCAAGGACCTGCTGATCTACATCGTCATCTTCGTCGCGATCATCCACCTGCCCGGCCTGTTCGGCGGCTGGAGCAGCATCTTCGACGCCGCCCAGACCAAGATGGCCACCCCGTCGGCGGCGAACCCGGCCGTCCCCACGGGCGTCTTCATCCCCGGGCCGACCCAGCACTGGGCCTACGCCTCGCTGGCCCTGGGCTCGGCTCTGGCCCTGTTCATGTACCCGCACTCGGTGACGGCGGCGCTCAGCTCCAAGGACCGCAGCACCGGGCGCCGCAACGCCGCGATCCTGCCGGCCTACTCGCTGCTGCTGGGCCTGCTCGCCCTGCTGGGCTACGTCGCGATCAAGGCCGGCACGAAGCCGATCGGGCTGGACGGCAAGGTGAACCCGCAGCTGGTCATCCCGCAGCTGTTCGAGGACCACTTCCCCAGCTGGTTCACCGGCGTGGCCTTCGGGGCCATCGCGGTCGGGGCGCTGGTGCCCGCGGCGATCATGTCGATCGCGGCCGCGAACCTGTTCACGCGCAACATCTACAAGGCCTACCTGCGGCCGGAGGCCACCGACGCCACCGAGGCGAAGGTCTCCAAGATCGTCTCCCTGGTCACGAAGGTCGGCGCCCTGCTGTTCGTGCTGCTGCTCGACAAGCAGAACGCGCTGAACTTCCAGCTGCTCGGCGGGGTGTGGATCCTGCAGACCCTGCCCTCGATCGTCTTCGGCCTCTTCACCCGGTGGTTCCACCGCTGGGCGCTGCTGGCCGGCTGGGCGGTCGGCATGCTCTACGGCACCATCACCGCCTACGGCGGCTGCACGGCCTGCACCACGCGGCCGTTCGGCAACTCCCTCGCGGTGGTGCCGGGCCTGGGCGACGCCGGCTACATCGGCCTGACGGCGCTGGCGCTGAACGTCGTCGTCGCCGTCGTGCTGAGCGCCCTGCTGAACGGCGCGCGGGTGGCCAACGGCACCGACATCACCAGCCAGTCCGACTACTTCGCCGACGTCGGCGACCCGGGCGTGGAGCCGGTGCTGGCCGCCGACAAGCCGCTGCACTGACCACCCGGTCCCGCCGCCGTCCGGCGGCGGGGCCGGGCGGCGCCGGTGTGGCAGAATGGTCGGCCGTGCCCCGGGCCACCGCGCTCCGGGACGCGCACCGACCGCACATGTGAGGAGGCACGGATGGGTAAGACTGGCCGCAAGCGCCGCGCCCGCAGGAAGAAGGGCGCGAACCACGGCAAGCGCCCCAACGCCTGAGGCGACGCGCCGACGAGCACTTCGTCTGACGACGACGAGACCCCCGCGGGCAACCCGCGGGGGTCTCGTCGTCCTCGCGCCCGGTCGCGCCCGGGCTCAGTCCTGCTGCGCGTGCGCGGTCGCCTGCGCCGCCGCCAGCTGGCCCAGCACCTTCGTGCGCAGCGCGCTCGGGGCCTTGTCGCCCCCGCAGCACCGGTTCACCAGGCTCTTGACGGCCTGCTCGACGTCGTAGCGGTCCAGGCAGGGCTCGCAGGCCACGAGGTGCGCCCGGATCTCATCACTGCTGGCCGAGTCGAGCTCCTGGTCCAGGAACTGGTGCACCCGCGCGAGCATGTGCTCGCAGTCGGCGCTCGTGGTGCTCTGGTCGCTCACTTCGATCCCCCCTGACGAACCATCCCGCGGTCACGCGCGTAGTCGGCGAGCAGCGCCCGCAGCTGGGTGCGGCCGCGGTTGAGCCGCGACATCACCGTGCCGATGGGCGTGCCCATGATCCCAGCGATCTCCTTGTAGGAGAAGCCCTCGACGTCGGCGAGGAACACCGCGAGCCGGAAGTCCGGGGCGAGCTGCTGCAGCGCCTCCTTGACGTCGGAGTCGGGCAGGTTCTCCAGCGCCACCGTCTCGGCGGACTTGAGGCCGCTCGAGGTGTGCGACTCCGCCCGGGCCAGCTGCCAGTCCTCGACGTTCTCCCCGTCGGACAGCTGCGGCTGGCGCTGCTTCTTCCGGTAGGAGTTGATGTAGGTGTTGGTGAGGATCCGGTACAGCCAGGCCTTGAGGTTCGTGCCCGGCGTGAACTGGTGGAACGAGCCGTACGCCTTGGCGAAGGTCTCCTGCACTACGTCCTCGGCGTCGGCCGGGTTCCGCGTCATCCGCATCGCCGCCGCGTACAGCTGGTCGAGGTACTGCAGCGCCTCGGTCTCGAACCGGAGCGTCCGCTCGGCGTCGGTCTCGGTGCTGCGCGGGTCGACCGGGTCGGCGACCGGTGCGTCGGTCACGGCCCCGCTGGGGGTGGAACTCGTCGGGATGCTCATCACGTACGAGAGTACCGGCGAGCGTCCGGGCAGTGTCGGCTGCTCGGTCACACCCGGCATGGTCATCGGCATGCCGGTACAACGCGAGCCGACCGGCGCTATTCCCCGTCCGCGCCCGAGCGTGCCGGACCCGCCCCGAGCAGGCCGGCCACCTCGGCGACCAGCCGGTCCCGCAGGTCCGCCGGGGTGAACGGCGCGCCGGCCGGCAGCCGGTACCCGTGGTCGGCGCCGGGCAGCTCGACCACGACCACCCCGGGGTCCCCCGCCGCCGCAGC
The window above is part of the Friedmanniella luteola genome. Proteins encoded here:
- a CDS encoding DUF3311 domain-containing protein — protein: MDEVAARRVDPGGTDPRWRITPTKIAVAGILLVGIVAPLLVGTYDRVEPRLFGFPFFYWYQLLWVFIAAALCALSFWLLRRERLAHERRTGTGEQR
- the mctP gene encoding monocarboxylate uptake permease MctP, which codes for MNVDWVALVVVIVLFAVVTVMGFMAARWRRPANLESLHEWGLGGKSFGTVTTWFLLGGDLYTAYTFIAVPAAMWATGAVSGFFAVPYTIVLYPVIFFFLGRMWSVAHRHGYITTADIVQGRYGTRSLSLAVAVTGILATMPYIALQLVGIQAILEVLGVGGQSLLARDLPLLIAFAVLAAYTYSSGLRAPAMIAVVKDLLIYIVIFVAIIHLPGLFGGWSSIFDAAQTKMATPSAANPAVPTGVFIPGPTQHWAYASLALGSALALFMYPHSVTAALSSKDRSTGRRNAAILPAYSLLLGLLALLGYVAIKAGTKPIGLDGKVNPQLVIPQLFEDHFPSWFTGVAFGAIAVGALVPAAIMSIAAANLFTRNIYKAYLRPEATDATEAKVSKIVSLVTKVGALLFVLLLDKQNALNFQLLGGVWILQTLPSIVFGLFTRWFHRWALLAGWAVGMLYGTITAYGGCTACTTRPFGNSLAVVPGLGDAGYIGLTALALNVVVAVVLSALLNGARVANGTDITSQSDYFADVGDPGVEPVLAADKPLH
- the rsrA gene encoding mycothiol system anti-sigma-R factor — translated: MSDQSTTSADCEHMLARVHQFLDQELDSASSDEIRAHLVACEPCLDRYDVEQAVKSLVNRCCGGDKAPSALRTKVLGQLAAAQATAHAQQD
- a CDS encoding 50S ribosomal protein bL37, which translates into the protein MGKTGRKRRARRKKGANHGKRPNA
- a CDS encoding sigma-70 family RNA polymerase sigma factor, translating into MSIPTSSTPSGAVTDAPVADPVDPRSTETDAERTLRFETEALQYLDQLYAAAMRMTRNPADAEDVVQETFAKAYGSFHQFTPGTNLKAWLYRILTNTYINSYRKKQRQPQLSDGENVEDWQLARAESHTSSGLKSAETVALENLPDSDVKEALQQLAPDFRLAVFLADVEGFSYKEIAGIMGTPIGTVMSRLNRGRTQLRALLADYARDRGMVRQGGSK